A region of Clostridium acetobutylicum ATCC 824 DNA encodes the following proteins:
- a CDS encoding D-Ala-D-Ala carboxypeptidase VanY, whose amino-acid sequence MKKIILALIIISVISASLFIYKNNQPKKTVVNEPKKKVSTPKKQAKKPEVKKQNILLVNKQSKLSGNYIPQNLRTPNVKFISSSDPNVNQMESEAATGLENMFNAASKDGLTLLAVSGYRPYSYQQKLYNEKVARDGKAEADKYVAEPGTSEHQTGLAMDLLSTEYSSLDDGFMNTNSYKWLQQNCGKYGFIIRYPKDKENITKYNFEPWHVRYIGLPASQEIMNRGITLEEYLAEQNTSK is encoded by the coding sequence ATGAAAAAAATTATACTTGCACTTATTATCATCAGTGTTATATCTGCATCATTATTTATATATAAAAATAATCAACCTAAAAAAACTGTAGTAAACGAACCCAAAAAGAAAGTTTCTACACCTAAAAAACAAGCCAAGAAACCCGAGGTAAAGAAACAGAACATCCTACTTGTAAACAAGCAAAGTAAATTATCAGGAAACTATATACCTCAAAATTTGAGAACTCCTAACGTTAAATTTATTAGTAGTTCTGATCCTAATGTAAATCAAATGGAGAGCGAAGCTGCAACAGGACTTGAAAATATGTTTAATGCAGCATCAAAGGATGGTCTTACACTTCTAGCTGTTTCAGGTTATAGACCTTATTCGTATCAGCAAAAATTATATAATGAAAAAGTAGCACGAGACGGAAAAGCCGAAGCTGATAAATATGTAGCTGAACCTGGTACAAGTGAGCATCAAACTGGATTGGCAATGGACTTACTATCAACCGAATACTCTTCTTTAGATGATGGATTTATGAATACAAATTCTTATAAATGGCTTCAACAAAATTGTGGTAAATATGGTTTCATAATAAGATATCCTAAGGATAAAGAAAACATAACAAAGTATAATTTTGAGCCATGGCATGTAAGATATATCGGTCTTCCTGCCTCACAAGAAATTATGAACAGAGGTATTACCTTAGAAGAATATTTAGCTGAACAGAATACTTCAAAATAA
- the bdhB gene encoding NADH-dependent butanol dehydrogenase BdhB yields MVDFEYSIPTRIFFGKDKINVLGRELKKYGSKVLIVYGGGSIKRNGIYDKAVSILEKNSIKFYELAGVEPNPRVTTVEKGVKICRENGVEVVLAIGGGSAIDCAKVIAAACEYDGNPWDIVLDGSKIKRVLPIASILTIAATGSEMDTWAVINNMDTNEKLIAAHPDMAPKFSILDPTYTYTVPTNQTAAGTADIMSHIFEVYFSNTKTAYLQDRMAEALLRTCIKYGGIALEKPDDYEARANLMWASSLAINGLLTYGKDTNWSVHLMEHELSAYYDITHGVGLAILTPNWMEYILNNDTVYKFVEYGVNVWGIDKEKNHYDIAHQAIQKTRDYFVNVLGLPSRLRDVGIEEEKLDIMAKESVKLTGGTIGNLRPVNASEVLQIFKKSV; encoded by the coding sequence GTGGTTGATTTCGAATATTCAATACCAACTAGAATTTTTTTCGGTAAAGATAAGATAAATGTACTTGGAAGAGAGCTTAAAAAATATGGTTCTAAAGTGCTTATAGTTTATGGTGGAGGAAGTATAAAGAGAAATGGAATATATGATAAAGCTGTAAGTATACTTGAAAAAAACAGTATTAAATTTTATGAACTTGCAGGAGTAGAGCCAAATCCAAGAGTAACTACAGTTGAAAAAGGAGTTAAAATATGTAGAGAAAATGGAGTTGAAGTAGTACTAGCTATAGGTGGAGGAAGTGCAATAGATTGCGCAAAGGTTATAGCAGCAGCATGTGAATATGATGGAAATCCATGGGATATTGTGTTAGATGGCTCAAAAATAAAAAGGGTGCTTCCTATAGCTAGTATATTAACCATTGCTGCAACAGGATCAGAAATGGATACGTGGGCAGTAATAAATAATATGGATACAAACGAAAAACTAATTGCGGCACATCCAGATATGGCTCCTAAGTTTTCTATATTAGATCCAACGTATACGTATACCGTACCTACCAATCAAACAGCAGCAGGAACAGCTGATATTATGAGTCATATATTTGAGGTGTATTTTAGTAATACAAAAACAGCATATTTGCAGGATAGAATGGCAGAAGCGTTATTAAGAACTTGTATTAAATATGGAGGAATAGCTCTTGAGAAGCCGGATGATTATGAGGCAAGAGCCAATCTAATGTGGGCTTCAAGTCTTGCGATAAATGGACTTTTAACATATGGTAAAGACACTAATTGGAGTGTACACTTAATGGAACATGAATTAAGTGCTTATTACGACATAACACACGGCGTAGGGCTTGCAATTTTAACACCTAATTGGATGGAGTATATTTTAAATAATGATACAGTGTACAAGTTTGTTGAATATGGTGTAAATGTTTGGGGAATAGACAAAGAAAAAAATCACTATGACATAGCACATCAAGCAATACAAAAAACAAGAGATTACTTTGTAAATGTACTAGGTTTACCATCTAGACTGAGAGATGTTGGAATTGAAGAAGAAAAATTGGACATAATGGCAAAGGAATCAGTAAAGCTTACAGGAGGAACCATAGGAAACCTAAGACCAGTAAACGCCTCCGAAGTCCTACAAATATTCAAAAAATCTGTGTAA
- a CDS encoding iron-containing alcohol dehydrogenase gives MLSFDYSIPTKVFFGKGKIDVIGEEIKKYGSRVLIVYGGGSIKRNGIYDRATAILKENNIAFYELSGVEPNPRITTVKKGIEICRENNVDLVLAIGGGSAIDCSKVIAAGVYYDGDTWDMVKDPSKITKVLPIASILTLSATGSEMDQIAVISNMETNEKLGVGHDDMRPKFSVLDPTYTFTVPKNQTAAGTADIMSHTFESYFSGVEGAYVQDGIAEAILRTCIKYGKIAMEKTDDYEARANLMWASSLAINGLLSLGKDRKWSCHPMEHELSAYYDITHGVGLAILTPNWMEYILNDDTLHKFVSYGINVWGIDKNKDNYEIAREAIKNTREYFNSLGIPSKLREVGIGKDKLELMAKQAVRNSGGTIGSLRPINAEDVLEIFKKSY, from the coding sequence ATGCTAAGTTTTGATTATTCAATACCAACTAAAGTTTTTTTTGGAAAAGGAAAAATAGACGTAATTGGAGAAGAAATTAAGAAATATGGCTCAAGAGTGCTTATAGTTTATGGCGGAGGAAGTATAAAAAGGAACGGTATATATGATAGAGCAACAGCTATATTAAAAGAAAACAATATAGCTTTCTATGAACTTTCAGGAGTAGAGCCAAATCCTAGGATAACAACAGTAAAAAAAGGCATAGAAATATGTAGAGAAAATAATGTGGATTTAGTATTAGCAATAGGGGGAGGAAGTGCAATAGACTGTTCTAAGGTAATTGCAGCTGGAGTTTATTATGATGGCGATACATGGGACATGGTTAAAGATCCATCTAAAATAACTAAAGTTCTTCCAATTGCAAGTATACTTACTCTTTCAGCAACAGGGTCTGAAATGGATCAAATTGCAGTAATTTCAAATATGGAGACTAATGAAAAGCTTGGAGTAGGACATGATGATATGAGACCTAAATTTTCAGTGTTAGATCCTACATATACTTTTACAGTACCTAAAAATCAAACAGCAGCGGGAACAGCTGACATTATGAGTCACACCTTTGAATCTTACTTTAGTGGTGTTGAAGGTGCTTATGTGCAGGACGGTATAGCAGAAGCAATCTTAAGAACATGTATAAAGTATGGAAAAATAGCAATGGAGAAGACTGATGATTACGAGGCTAGAGCTAATTTGATGTGGGCTTCAAGTTTAGCTATAAATGGTCTATTATCACTTGGTAAGGATAGAAAATGGAGTTGTCATCCTATGGAACACGAGTTAAGTGCATATTATGATATAACACATGGTGTAGGACTTGCAATTTTAACACCTAATTGGATGGAATATATTCTAAATGACGATACACTTCATAAATTTGTTTCTTATGGAATAAATGTTTGGGGAATAGACAAGAACAAAGATAACTATGAAATAGCACGAGAGGCTATTAAAAATACGAGAGAATACTTTAATTCATTGGGTATTCCTTCAAAGCTTAGAGAAGTTGGAATAGGAAAAGATAAACTAGAACTAATGGCAAAGCAAGCTGTTAGAAATTCTGGAGGAACAATAGGAAGTTTAAGACCAATAAATGCAGAGGATGTTCTTGAGATATTTAAAAAATCTTATTAA
- a CDS encoding spore germination protein: protein MFNKIFNKEEASKNNAKTVSTSLKTNKHTIETLFTNCSDLTIREFKIANNRNFSAMIVYINNLIQSDVIESSVIKKLIEEDYNNHPHLNIFEYTKSIFAVNDKNVYKSMDDVILSILKGSIALFLDGESKAIIISIGKPPERAITEPTVETVIRGPREGFTESLTTNVALLRKKIRSTDFKVEELTLGENSKTTVAITYLANVANPKIVEEIRRRIGKITIDSIIGMNYIKEYIQDEAFSAFPTVFSTERPDVVAGKIFEGKIAILADGTPIVCTAPAIFFEFLETNEDFFINFIPATINRWIRYTSLLISILLPGLYVAITTFHQELIQTPLLITFIQTHASVPYPTSTETFFLLVAYQIMIEAGIRMPRAVGQSISIIGALIIGQSAVEAGLISTPVIIVVAITYIASFAVPVNEMHNALTLPRFIFMVLGTTLGLFGLTCGYLVLSLKLISIRSFGVPYATPIAPTSKENLLDIVIRKPLWAKLKRSPKVSDKNSTKRQTRGHLNLAIKDIRKAIDKIKKSH from the coding sequence TTGTTTAATAAAATTTTTAATAAAGAAGAAGCATCTAAAAATAACGCGAAGACGGTTTCAACTAGCCTTAAAACAAATAAACATACTATAGAAACCTTATTTACAAATTGCTCAGATTTAACGATTAGAGAATTTAAAATAGCTAATAATAGAAATTTTTCTGCAATGATTGTCTACATAAATAATCTTATCCAATCTGATGTAATAGAATCCTCTGTTATAAAAAAACTTATAGAAGAAGATTACAATAACCATCCCCATTTAAACATATTTGAATATACAAAATCAATTTTTGCTGTTAATGATAAAAATGTATATAAAAGCATGGATGATGTTATATTGTCCATTTTAAAAGGAAGTATAGCATTATTCCTAGATGGTGAAAGTAAAGCAATTATTATAAGTATTGGAAAACCCCCTGAAAGAGCTATAACAGAACCAACTGTTGAAACTGTAATAAGAGGTCCTAGAGAGGGCTTCACTGAATCTTTAACCACAAATGTAGCCCTTTTAAGAAAAAAAATTAGAAGCACTGATTTTAAAGTGGAAGAACTTACTTTAGGTGAGAATTCAAAGACAACTGTAGCTATTACCTATTTAGCTAATGTAGCTAACCCTAAAATAGTAGAGGAGATTAGAAGACGAATAGGAAAAATAACGATAGACTCCATAATTGGTATGAATTACATAAAGGAATACATACAGGATGAAGCTTTTTCTGCCTTTCCAACTGTGTTCTCAACAGAAAGGCCTGATGTTGTTGCCGGAAAGATTTTTGAAGGAAAAATAGCTATACTAGCTGATGGTACACCTATTGTATGCACTGCTCCTGCAATATTTTTTGAATTTCTTGAGACAAATGAAGATTTTTTTATAAATTTTATTCCTGCAACCATTAATCGCTGGATTAGATATACATCGTTACTTATATCCATACTTTTACCAGGCTTATATGTTGCTATAACCACTTTTCATCAAGAATTAATACAAACGCCATTACTCATAACTTTTATTCAAACTCACGCATCTGTGCCTTACCCTACTTCTACAGAGACCTTTTTCCTTTTAGTTGCATATCAGATAATGATAGAGGCTGGTATTAGAATGCCACGGGCTGTAGGGCAATCCATAAGCATCATTGGAGCACTAATTATAGGGCAATCAGCCGTAGAAGCTGGTTTAATAAGTACACCCGTAATTATTGTCGTTGCAATTACTTATATTGCCTCTTTTGCTGTTCCAGTCAATGAAATGCACAACGCCTTAACTTTGCCAAGATTTATATTCATGGTTTTAGGAACTACTCTAGGTCTATTTGGTTTAACCTGCGGTTATCTTGTTCTATCATTAAAATTAATTTCAATCCGCTCTTTTGGAGTTCCCTACGCAACACCTATAGCTCCTACTTCTAAAGAAAACCTTCTTGACATTGTTATTAGGAAACCTTTGTGGGCAAAGCTAAAGCGTTCTCCAAAGGTTTCTGATAAGAACTCAACCAAAAGACAGACTAGAGGCCATCTTAACCTTGCCATAAAAGATATTAGAAAGGCTATTGATAAAATTAAAAAATCTCACTAA
- a CDS encoding spore germination protein, producing the protein MEKKICSKQMFSLIVLCVLGSSIIFFLNPEAEQNAWIGVLMCIIPALIFQSTYIYLWQNHKDDSIIQYMPKIWGKFLGSIFSFFYLTFFIYTASRVLRNLSVLIITSSMPRMPIFLICMILMFVCWYGVYLGIENISRLMYVFLFAWISFFAFEWIFFIIPPNQIEPKHMFPILENGIVPVIKKSLSVIAFPFGENIISTMLFPLVSDQKKLKKYALSAVIVQGILISLSTLLCILVLGLKFSISALFPFLQTLRVLKVTEYFDRLDIFAIIIVVIVSFTKVSVFCYGAVKGTAQLFKIKNSKWLSIPISILILIISRLMASNFPQHIHIHIDIFIKYLNVPLTIILPLLTIILFNLKKLKKENKS; encoded by the coding sequence TTGGAAAAAAAGATATGCTCAAAACAAATGTTTTCACTAATTGTCCTGTGTGTGCTTGGCAGTTCCATAATATTTTTCCTAAATCCAGAGGCTGAGCAAAATGCATGGATAGGCGTACTCATGTGCATAATACCAGCTCTTATATTTCAATCTACATATATATATTTGTGGCAAAACCATAAGGATGACAGTATAATTCAGTATATGCCAAAAATATGGGGAAAATTTCTAGGAAGTATTTTTAGCTTTTTTTATTTAACTTTCTTTATATATACTGCCTCAAGGGTTTTAAGAAACTTATCTGTATTAATAATCACATCTTCAATGCCTAGAATGCCAATTTTTTTAATTTGCATGATTTTGATGTTTGTATGTTGGTATGGTGTGTATTTAGGAATTGAAAACATATCTCGTTTGATGTATGTATTTTTATTTGCTTGGATAAGCTTTTTTGCCTTTGAGTGGATATTTTTTATTATTCCTCCAAACCAAATTGAACCTAAGCATATGTTTCCAATACTTGAAAATGGAATTGTTCCTGTTATAAAAAAAAGTCTTTCTGTTATAGCTTTTCCTTTTGGTGAAAACATAATATCCACGATGCTTTTTCCCCTTGTGTCTGACCAGAAAAAATTAAAAAAATATGCATTATCTGCAGTCATAGTGCAAGGTATTCTTATTTCCCTAAGTACCCTTCTTTGTATATTAGTACTTGGACTTAAGTTTTCAATTTCAGCCTTATTTCCTTTTTTGCAAACCTTGCGTGTCTTAAAAGTCACTGAATACTTTGACAGGTTGGATATATTTGCCATTATAATTGTGGTTATTGTAAGTTTTACAAAAGTAAGTGTTTTCTGTTATGGTGCTGTTAAAGGAACTGCTCAACTATTTAAAATAAAAAACTCCAAATGGCTTTCAATTCCAATTTCAATATTAATCTTAATCATATCAAGGTTAATGGCATCAAACTTTCCACAGCACATACATATACATATAGATATTTTTATAAAGTACTTAAATGTTCCACTTACAATCATTCTCCCCCTTTTAACAATTATATTATTTAATCTAAAAAAACTAAAAAAGGAGAATAAGTCATGA
- a CDS encoding Ger(x)C family spore germination protein, translating to MRKLISIFLILCTFLLCGCSDVKHELNRLSLVLCSGIDLSEDGRYIYTVEILNVGASSPQSSGKQGASPSINVFSSEGHTITEAFNNASVLSGEPLFFAHSRMVVVGERLAKYGLSDMMDKLFRHYTIRPDGLIFVTKGNARDIVSTYTPDQPLPAEKLRTMSMLQEMTGYSISYSRLDLVKALTSKSHAGAIGLISLRPDQKFSNRFNMYGAGVFKKDKLVGYLDTYETRGLQWVTGHISSGSILVPLPDGKRIVFDIIDSKSKIKTKVNGNKLTMEINVAEESLISETNDKTNVMKHYKEMNKLAKLESEAIKKEVSSALAASQDRLKTDIFGFGSEIYRDNPKYWKTVENNWDNIFPNVNVKINVKCIVRRPGLTSQPII from the coding sequence ATGAGAAAGCTCATTTCAATATTTTTGATATTATGTACTTTTTTATTATGTGGTTGCAGTGATGTTAAGCATGAATTAAATAGATTGTCTCTAGTACTTTGCAGTGGTATAGATTTAAGTGAAGATGGCAGATATATATACACCGTTGAGATATTAAATGTTGGAGCTTCTTCTCCTCAATCTTCTGGTAAGCAAGGTGCATCACCCAGCATAAATGTATTTAGCAGCGAAGGGCATACCATAACAGAAGCCTTTAATAATGCCTCTGTACTCTCTGGAGAGCCGCTATTTTTCGCACACAGCAGGATGGTTGTTGTAGGTGAAAGGTTAGCTAAATACGGTTTAAGTGACATGATGGATAAACTTTTTAGACACTATACAATAAGACCTGACGGCTTAATATTTGTAACAAAAGGTAACGCAAGAGACATAGTGTCTACCTATACACCAGACCAGCCCCTTCCCGCTGAAAAGCTGAGAACTATGTCTATGCTGCAAGAAATGACTGGATATTCAATCTCCTATTCAAGATTAGACCTTGTAAAAGCATTAACCAGTAAATCACATGCCGGCGCAATTGGACTTATATCTCTTAGGCCTGATCAAAAATTTTCTAATAGATTTAATATGTATGGAGCAGGCGTTTTTAAAAAAGATAAATTAGTTGGATACTTAGACACTTATGAAACAAGGGGGCTACAATGGGTAACTGGACATATCTCAAGCGGTTCAATACTAGTTCCTCTTCCAGACGGCAAAAGAATTGTGTTTGATATAATAGATTCAAAATCAAAAATTAAAACCAAAGTTAATGGTAACAAATTGACTATGGAAATAAATGTAGCTGAAGAGAGCTTAATATCAGAAACCAATGATAAAACTAACGTAATGAAACACTATAAAGAGATGAATAAACTAGCTAAGCTTGAAAGCGAAGCTATTAAAAAAGAGGTCAGCTCTGCCTTAGCTGCCTCACAAGATAGACTGAAAACCGATATATTTGGTTTTGGCAGCGAGATTTACAGAGATAACCCAAAATATTGGAAAACCGTTGAAAACAATTGGGATAATATTTTTCCTAATGTAAATGTTAAAATTAATGTAAAGTGTATTGTAAGAAGACCCGGTCTAACATCTCAGCCTATAATTTAG
- a CDS encoding DEAD/DEAH box helicase, translating to MDKNELLQIFNESVAGKNQSKGQRVFENDLVSSVDIKDDEDSICIKGNVISESLFSQYSTEIQMDPTDKSIVGTYCSCADYEKNAAKKNYCCKHLIATFYSSLEELSKNTRLKKAEKRKLNKLLGIKDTLDILLGGDSSKEELKIEVYINKDRWDNRIYFELKIGLKTMTSNNLYVLKDINSFLLGIYQNIPIPYGKKLILNMKEQKLSVKDKKLVDFIQMIINIDKPFSYNRKIKKSFIDGKYVYVPDYLVREFFQVIKNHRVYLNEGFDLSTDVEIIEEKPPIEISLRDVEDDYVLSVPSGMPISLSSKNNVFLYGLGIYIPDYEYCEKIGPYFEVFNKAEEVRLSGEKEETILRKLVPDLKRLSNSISLSSNITDKIVVAKCEFKFYFDNEDGNTILTVKVKYGAFEFNIFEDFNEKVIYRDSKREIEVLETVRALRFERIKNKFLLGFGDDYAFTFFKTEIVRLQKIGEVFYSENFKGIKHISSKGISGHIKTGKYNYFEMKFKIDDIPPGETVMILRAFRDNLKYYKLKNGEFIDLEELQLKNFLKLLDSISPKKLDENNIKIPKSKSIYVDEYLEEKGIRYIKGQEELKKIREKFKEEKSLEFELPRTLKGHPREYQKKGYNWLKTLDYFGFGGILGDEMGLGKTFQVISFLLSSPGKKSLIVVPTSLVYNWIQEFERFAPSIKVAASVGTKKEREVIIENLNEFQVIITTYNLLKRDLSSYMALEFDYCILDEAQNIKNPHSQNAISVKKINAVNRFALSGTPMENSVMELWSIFDFIMPEYLYDEDRFSVRYYKKLKEEPAVIEDLNRLIKPFILRRKKKEVVKELPNKIEKIVAVDMESKQKKVYSTYAKYAVSLIEKRVEYDEFNKSKIEILSYITRLRQICLDPSVVMEDYTGGSAKINALIELLNHSIDEGHKILVFSQFTSVLKNIAERFREEKIKYSYLDGSINSKNRMNMVQDFNEGNNSVFLISLKAGGTGLNLTSADVVIHFDPWWNPAVEEQATDRAHRIGQKNIVEVIKLVAKGTIEEKIIRLQEEKKRLVDSLLSEDLSTSEVFSGLDENEIIELFK from the coding sequence ATGGATAAAAATGAATTGCTTCAGATATTTAATGAAAGCGTTGCGGGAAAAAACCAATCAAAAGGACAGAGAGTATTTGAAAATGACTTAGTTTCTTCAGTAGATATTAAAGATGATGAAGATAGTATATGTATAAAGGGTAATGTTATATCTGAAAGTCTTTTTAGTCAGTACAGTACGGAAATACAAATGGACCCAACTGATAAGAGTATAGTAGGGACTTATTGTAGTTGTGCTGATTATGAGAAGAATGCAGCAAAGAAAAATTACTGCTGTAAGCATTTAATAGCAACCTTTTATAGTTCGCTGGAGGAGCTTTCTAAAAATACAAGATTAAAAAAAGCTGAAAAGCGTAAGCTTAATAAACTTTTAGGCATTAAGGATACCTTGGATATTCTCCTTGGAGGGGATAGTTCAAAAGAGGAGCTAAAAATAGAGGTTTATATAAATAAAGATAGATGGGATAATAGAATTTATTTTGAACTTAAAATAGGACTTAAAACTATGACTTCAAATAATCTTTATGTGTTAAAAGATATAAATAGTTTTCTTTTAGGCATATATCAAAACATCCCAATACCCTATGGTAAAAAGCTTATATTGAATATGAAGGAACAAAAACTAAGTGTTAAGGATAAAAAGCTTGTAGATTTTATCCAGATGATTATTAATATAGATAAGCCATTCTCTTACAATAGAAAGATTAAGAAATCTTTTATAGATGGAAAGTACGTCTATGTGCCTGACTATCTTGTTAGAGAATTTTTTCAGGTTATAAAGAATCATAGGGTTTATTTAAATGAAGGTTTTGATTTAAGCACAGATGTAGAAATTATAGAGGAAAAACCTCCAATTGAAATTAGCCTTAGGGATGTAGAGGACGATTATGTTTTAAGTGTGCCTTCTGGAATGCCAATATCCTTAAGTTCTAAAAATAATGTTTTTTTATATGGACTGGGAATATATATTCCAGATTATGAGTACTGTGAAAAAATAGGGCCGTATTTCGAGGTGTTTAATAAAGCGGAAGAAGTTAGATTATCTGGAGAAAAAGAAGAGACTATTCTAAGGAAATTAGTTCCGGATTTAAAAAGACTATCTAATAGTATATCACTGTCTTCCAATATAACAGATAAAATAGTAGTAGCTAAGTGTGAGTTTAAATTTTACTTTGATAATGAAGATGGAAATACTATACTTACTGTTAAAGTTAAGTATGGAGCTTTTGAATTTAATATCTTCGAGGATTTTAATGAGAAAGTGATTTACAGAGATTCAAAAAGAGAAATTGAAGTTTTAGAAACTGTAAGAGCCCTTAGATTTGAGAGAATTAAAAATAAATTCCTGCTTGGTTTTGGAGATGACTATGCCTTTACCTTTTTCAAGACAGAAATAGTAAGACTTCAGAAAATTGGAGAAGTATTTTATTCGGAAAACTTTAAAGGTATAAAGCATATTAGCAGCAAGGGAATAAGCGGGCATATAAAAACGGGAAAATACAATTATTTTGAAATGAAATTTAAGATTGATGATATACCACCAGGGGAAACAGTTATGATACTCAGGGCATTTAGAGATAATCTTAAATACTATAAGCTTAAGAATGGAGAATTTATTGATTTAGAAGAACTTCAGCTTAAGAATTTCTTAAAGTTATTAGATTCCATTTCTCCTAAAAAGTTAGATGAAAATAACATTAAGATACCTAAAAGTAAAAGTATTTATGTAGATGAATACCTAGAGGAAAAGGGCATTAGATACATAAAAGGTCAAGAGGAGCTTAAGAAGATAAGGGAGAAATTTAAGGAGGAAAAGAGCTTAGAATTTGAGCTGCCTAGGACTTTAAAGGGGCATCCAAGAGAATATCAAAAAAAGGGATACAATTGGCTTAAAACTTTGGATTACTTTGGTTTCGGAGGAATACTTGGAGATGAAATGGGACTTGGTAAAACCTTTCAAGTCATTTCGTTTTTGCTATCTAGCCCAGGCAAAAAGTCATTAATAGTGGTACCTACTTCCTTGGTATATAATTGGATACAGGAGTTTGAAAGATTTGCTCCAAGTATTAAAGTAGCAGCATCAGTTGGAACAAAAAAAGAAAGGGAAGTTATAATTGAAAATTTAAATGAATTTCAAGTTATAATAACTACCTATAACCTTTTAAAGAGGGACTTATCTTCATATATGGCCTTAGAATTTGATTATTGTATACTAGATGAGGCTCAAAATATAAAAAATCCTCATTCTCAAAATGCTATAAGTGTAAAGAAGATAAATGCAGTTAATAGATTTGCACTTTCAGGAACTCCTATGGAGAATTCTGTTATGGAACTGTGGTCTATATTTGATTTTATAATGCCTGAATACCTTTATGATGAGGATAGATTTAGTGTAAGATATTATAAAAAGCTTAAAGAGGAACCTGCGGTGATTGAGGATCTTAATAGACTTATAAAGCCATTTATTTTAAGAAGAAAGAAAAAGGAAGTTGTTAAGGAGCTTCCTAATAAAATAGAAAAGATAGTTGCAGTTGATATGGAAAGTAAGCAGAAGAAAGTTTACAGCACCTATGCAAAGTATGCTGTTAGTTTAATTGAAAAAAGGGTAGAGTATGACGAGTTCAATAAAAGTAAAATTGAGATACTTTCATATATAACAAGACTTAGGCAAATTTGCCTTGATCCATCTGTTGTAATGGAGGACTATACAGGAGGAAGTGCTAAAATAAACGCACTTATAGAGCTATTAAATCACAGCATTGATGAGGGGCATAAAATATTAGTATTTTCTCAGTTCACTTCTGTGTTAAAGAATATAGCTGAAAGATTTAGAGAAGAGAAAATAAAATACAGCTATTTAGATGGAAGTATAAATTCTAAGAATAGGATGAATATGGTTCAGGACTTTAATGAGGGAAATAACTCTGTTTTTCTAATAAGTTTAAAGGCAGGAGGAACAGGTCTTAATCTAACCTCTGCGGATGTTGTCATTCATTTTGATCCATGGTGGAATCCGGCAGTAGAAGAACAAGCAACAGATAGAGCGCACAGAATAGGGCAGAAAAATATAGTAGAGGTTATAAAGCTTGTGGCAAAGGGAACTATTGAAGAAAAGATCATACGTTTGCAGGAGGAAAAGAAGAGGCTTGTAGACAGTCTTCTTTCAGAGGATTTATCTACAAGCGAAGTATTTTCTGGTTTAGATGAAAATGAAATAATTGAATTATTTAAGTAA